A stretch of Caenorhabditis elegans chromosome IV DNA encodes these proteins:
- the str-220 gene encoding Serpentine receptor class r-10 (Predicted) has protein sequence MIGVYDLPQYLHIFTKCSLFFAILFNTFLVYLILTKSPRQLGVYKYLMVFISIFEILYSLLEVTLTPIHYSYRSSVVVLITTSDKLFSRDILLTLNSFYWGFFGSSLAIFAIHFVYRYLVISGNALLQTFQSWKLILWLMIPLVIGFIWSLTGIFLCGPTEEFTEFMRNDVWEVFHENIEEFEYLGALMYEKSWATKNMIIYWSPIAGMTIMSLTVLASFLVIVICGYKCYLRIKLLLKNGGTSSARSQVLQTQLFNALAIQTLIPILLLHTPVVLKFSFAIFDAGLGAYCFAMSITIALYPAIDPLPNFFIISPYRKAALGCFKLRKRQIQTVDQNHMRRMPIRIVRTV, from the exons ATGATAGGTGTATACGATCTTCCACAatatttacacattttcacCAAGTGCTCTCTGTTCTTTGCTATTTTGTTCAACACTTTCTTGGTCTACTTGATTTTAACAAAATCTCCAAGACAATTGGGTgtttataaatatttgatgGTATTCATAtctatttttgagattttatatTCACTTTTGGAAGTTACATTAACTCCG attcattATTCGTATCGTTCAAGTGTAGTGGTTCTTATAACTACATCAGATAAGCTATTTAGTCGTGACATTCTTCTCACTCTCAATTCATTTTACTGGGGATTTTTTGGATCATCCTTGGCAATTTTCGCAATTCATTTTGTTTATCGATATCTGGTTATCAGTGGAAATGCATTACTACAAACTTTTCAGTCATGGAAACTAATTCTATGGTTGATGATTCCATTAGTGATTGGCTTTATTTGGTCATTAACTGGCATATTTTTGTGTGGACCTACAGAGGAGTTCACAGAGTTTATGAGGAATGATGTTTGGGAAGTATTCcatgaaaatattgaagaattTGAGTATCTAGGGGCGTTAATGTATGAAAAAAGTTGGGCAACGAAAAATATGATTATCTATTGGAGTCCAATTGCTGGAATGACAATTATGTCACTGACTGTG cttGCATCTTTTTTAGTAATTGTGATATGCGGATACAAATGTTATCTTCGTATAAAACTCCTTCTAAAGAATGGTGGAACTTCATCAGCCCGTTCTCAAGTTCTACAGACCCAACTTTTCAATGCTCTTgcaattcaaactttaataCCAATTTTACTATTACACACTCCTGTTGTactaaaatttagttttgctatttttgatGCCGGACTAGGAGCGTATTGCTTTGCCATGTCCATAACAATCGCATTGTATCCTGCAATTGATCCCCTaccgaattttttcataataagCCCTTATCGGAAAGCTGCACTGG gatgtTTCAAACTACGGAAGCGTCAAATACAAACTGTCGATCAAAATCATATGAGAAGAATGCCGATTCGTATTGTAAGAACTGTATAa
- the rpc-1 gene encoding DNA-directed RNA polymerase subunit (Confirmed by transcript evidence) → MGKEQFREADKALKVVGVKFAPGDCEFMRQTAHVPIFNNKLYEDVEGKLQPANYGPLDPKMGVSTKTGTCSTCGLGLTDCVGHFGYFDLDVPVFHIGFFKLTIQLLQCICKNCSSILLTPEQHRVFSRQVMNPNLDYLHRKALHKRIVAACKKGSTCSHCGLKNGTVKKAVGAVLKIAFASPVSVDELGKFATMFSSNQEVGDHVRKMKFTLLNPLFVQKLFSNIKEGDIPVLMVRSGEEKHPNDLLLTRMPVPPVCIRPSVVSEVKAGTTEDDVTMKLMEIMLTNDVLKKHKRDGAPSKTLFETWEHLQIQCALYINSEMSGLPPDMQPKRAMRAFTQRLKGKQGRFRGNLCGKRVDFSGRTVISPDPNLRIDQVGVPIHVAMTLTFPEIVNASNIEKMRQLVINGSDVHPGANYLVEKKTGNKKLLKYGKRDELAKNLRMGDTIERHLDDNDVVLFNRQPSLHKISIMSHRAKVMPGRTFRFNECACTPYNADFDGDEMNLHLPQTYEAKAEASELMNVKNNLITPRSGEPLVAAIQDFITGGYLLTHKDTFLPRAEVYRFAAALIDASAKKQTKIRIPPPAIRRPVELWTGKQLIELIIRPDKGSDVSLNLTAKNKSYTGNLELCSKDSYVIIRNSVLLAGCLDKSLLGSSSKVNIFYMLMRDYGEDAAVDAMWRLARMAPVFLSNRGFSIGIGDVRPSEQLLREKGQLVDNGYSKCSQYIKELEEGKLKAQPGCTEEETLESIILRELSTIRDHAGQVCLRNLSKYNAPLTMAVCGSKGSFINISQMIACVGQQAISGHRPPDGFEERSLPHFERKKKTPEAKGFVANSFYSGLTPTEFFFHTMGGREGLVDTAVKTAETGYMQRRLVKCLEDLCASYDGTVRSSVGDVIEFVFGEDGLDPAMMEAKDGSVVDFTHVLEHAKNIQTTKEQPIPVDKLDEVLKAEIQKKFKGKYVHFADKLSEYITQTEIKKSKKWQNGKAHCGNHETADLKTKESCKICKNLEAYKTSLLANSCLTKTQLCSFIELCYYKVARAITEPGTAVGAIAATSIGEPSTQMTLKTFHFAGVASMNITQGVPRIKEIINAVKTISTPIITAALLDPYDESLARRVKARIEKTTLGEICDYIEEVYLPDDYFLLVKLNSKRIRLLQLEVCMESISYAIATSKVCPQMRGCKIVAHGKTMMAIRPPSTSKLSKTMTMQILKYSLANVVVKGIPSVNRCVIHADEKKGDFYSLLVEGTDFRSVLSSVGVDPRKTNFNNALVVADVLGIEAARSCIINEIIATMDAHGIGLDRRHVMLLADVMTYRGEVLGITRNGLVKMKDSVLLLASFEKTMDHLFEAAFFSQRDVIHGVSECIIMGTPMTVGTGTFKLMQKYDKKAVLKQNSPIFERLNVTL, encoded by the exons ATGGGTAAAGAGCAGTTTCGGGAGGCCGACAAGGCCTTGAAAGT TGTCGGCGTAAAGTTTGCTCCTGGAGATTGTGAGTTTATGCGTCAGACGGCTCATGTTCcgattttcaataataaattgTACGAAGATGTTGAAGGAAAATTGCAGCCAGCAAACTATGGACCACTCGATCCGAAAATG GGAGTCTCCACAAAAACTGGAACTTGCTCTACATGCGGTCTCGGACTGACAGATTGTGTTGGTCACTTTGGCTATTTTGATCTCGATGTTCCAGTGTTCcatattggatttttcaagttaACTATTCAATTGCTTCAATGCATCTGCAAA AACTGTTCATCTATTCTTCTAACTCCTGAACAACACCGTGTCTTTTCTCGACAAGTTATGAATCCAAATCTTGATTATCTGCACAGAAAAGCACTTCATAAACGCATTGTCGCAGCATGCAAGAAAGGTTCCACTTGTTCTCATTGTGGCTTGAAAAATG GAACCGTAAAAAAAGCCGTCGGAGCAGTTCTGAAGATTGCCTTCGCCAGTCCTGTTTCAGTAGACGAACTTGGTAAATTCGCTACAATGTTCAGTTCAAACCAAGAAGTTGGTGATCATGTTCGTAAGATGAAGTTCACATTGCTTAATCCACTATTCGTGCAGAAACTTTTCTCCAATATCAAGGAAGGG gacaTTCCTGTTCTAATGGTTCGATCCGGAGAGGAAAAGCATCCAAATGATCTTCTTCTCACTCGAATGCCAGTTCCACCAGTTTGCATTCGTCCTTCTGTTGTTTCAGAAGTCAAAGCTGGAACTACTGAAGATGATGTGACTATGAAGCTTATGGAAATTATGTTAACAAATGATGTACTCAAGAAGCATAAAAGAGATGGAGCACCCAGCAAGACACTTTTCGAAACTTGGGAGCATCTTCAG aTACAATGTGCTCTATACATCAATTCTGAAATGTCAGGACTTCCACCAGATATGCAACCAAAAAGAGCGATGCGTGCATTTACTCAACGTCTAAAAGGAAAACAGGGAAGATTCCGTGGAAATCTTTGTGGAAAACGTGTTGATTTCTCTGGCCGTACTGTAATTTCACCCGATCCAAATCTTCGAATCGATCAAGTTGGTGTGCCAATCCACGTCGCCATGACTCTAACGTTCCCCGAAATTGTGAATGCAtcaaatattgagaaaatgcGTCAATTGGTAATCAATGGAAGTGATGTTCACCCGGGAGCGAATTATTTGGTCGAAAAGAAGACGGGAAacaaaaagttattgaaataTGGAAAAAGAGATGAACTGGCAAAGAATTTAAGAATGGGAGATACAATTGAACGTCACCTTGATGATAACGATGTGGTCTTGTTCAATCGTCAACCATCTCTTCACAAGATCTCTATTATGAGCCATAGAGCAAAAGTAATGCCGGGAAGAACGTTCAGATTCAATGAATGTGCTTGTACTCCCTATAACGCCGATTTTGACGGAGATGAAATGAATTTGCATTTACCACAGACATATGAGGCAAAAG CCGAAGCCAGTGAATTGATGAATGTGAAGAATAACTTGATCACTCCTCGTTCAGGAGAACCTCTTGTTGCTGCTATTCAGGATTTCATTACTGGAGGATATTTGCTCACTCATAAGGATACCTTTCTTCCACGTGCCGAAGTATACCGTTTTGCTGCTGCTCTCATTGATGCATCTGCAAAGAAACAAACGAAAATCCGAATTCCACCACCAGCAATTCGTCGTCCTGTTGAGCTTTGGACCGGAAAGCAACTTATCGAGCTCATTATTCGCCCAGACAAAGGTTCGGATGTGTCGCTGAATTTGACCGCCAAAAATAAGTCGTACACTGGAAATCTTGAATTGTGCTCCAAAGATTCGTACGTTATTATCAGAAATTCAGTTCTGTTGGCAGGATGTTTGGATAAATCTCTGTTGGGTTCGTCGTCAAAAGTTAACATTTTCTATATGTTGATGAGAGATTATGGAGAGGACGCTGCAGTTGATGCAATGTGGAGATTAGCCAGAATGGCTCCAGTATTTCTATCGAATCGTGGATTTTCCATTGGAATCGGTGATGTACGCCCAAGTGAGCAGTTGTTGCGAGAAAAGGGGCAATTGGTCGATAATg gatattcaaaatgttcgcAATATATCAAAGAGCTGGAAGAAGGAAAACTAAAAGCTCAACCAGGTTGCACTGAAGAAGAAACTCTTGAATCAATTATTTTACGCGAGCTTTCAACGATTCGTGATCATGCTGGACAAGTATGTCTTCGTAATTTGAGCAAGTACAATGCACCATTGACTATGGCTGTTTGTGGTTCAAAAGGATCTTTCATTAACATCTCTCAAATGATTGCATGTGTCGGACAACAGGCTATCTCTGGACACCGACCGCCCGATGGATTCGAAGAACGTTCACTTCCACATTTCGaacgaaaaaagaagacaCCAGAGGCAAAAGGATTCGTTGCCAACAGTTTCTACTCTGGACTTACACCAACCGAATTCTTTTTCCATACAATGGGAGGACGTGAAGGTCTTGTAGATACTGCTGTTAAGACTGCTGAAACTGGTTACATGCAAAGACGTCTTGTCAAATGTCTCGAGGATCTATGTGCTTCTTATGATGGTACAGTTCGTTCTTCAGTTGGTGACGTCATTGAATTTGTGTTCGGAGAGGATGGACTAGATCCAGCAATGATGGAAGCTAAGGATGGAAGTGTTGTTGATTTTACGCACGTCTTGGAGCAtgccaaaaatattcaaacaacGAAAGAGCAACCAATTCCAGTGGATAAGCTCGATGAAGTGCTGAAAgcagaaattcaaaagaaattcaaagGAAAATATGTTCACTTTGCTGATAAGCTTAGCGAATATATCACTCAAactgaaattaagaaaagtaaaaagtggcaaaatggAAAAGCTCATTGCGGAAATCATGAGACAGCTGATTTAAAAACTAAAGAGTCTTGCAAAATTTGCAAGAATTTGGAAGCCTATAA aacatcacTTCTTGCAAACTCATGTCTAACAAAGACCCAACTCTGCAGTTTCATTGAATTATGTTACTATAAAGTGGCAAGAGCAATCACAGAGCCCGGTACTGCAGTTGGAGCTATTGCCGCAACTAGTATTG gagAACCATCGACTCAAATGACACTGAAAACTTTCCATTTCGCCGGAGTTGCTTCTATGAATATTACACAGGGAGTGCCAAGAATCAAGGAAATTATCAACGCTGTCAAGACAATTTCTACTCCAATTATCACTGCAGCACTGCTGGATCCTTACGATGAATCGTTAGCCAGACGTGTTAAAGCTAGAATTGAAAAGACCACATTGG gAGAAATCTGCGACTATATTGAAGAAGTTTACCTTCCGGATGACTATTTCCTACTTGTTAAACTGAACTCAAAACGTATTCGACTTCTTCAATTGGAAGTTTGTATGGAATCAATTTCATATGCAATTGCAACTTCAAAAGTGTGTCCACAGATGAGAGGATGTAAAATTGTTGCTCATGGAAAGACAATGATGGCAATTCGACCACCATCTACAAGCAAATTAAGTAAAACTATGACAATGCAAATTCTCAAATATTCTCTCGCAAATGTGGTAGTCAAAGGAATTCCATCAGTGAATCGATGTGTCATTCATGCAGATGAAAAGAAGGGTGATTTCTATTCTCTTTTGGTTGAAGGAACTGATTTCCGATCTGTTCTCTCTTCTGTTGGAGTTGATCcaagaaaaacgaattttaATAATGCACTCGTGGTCGCTGATGTTCTTGGAATTGAAGCAGCTCGTTCGTGTATTATCAATGAAATCATTGCAACAATGGATGCTCATGGAATTGGATTGGATAGACGTCACGTCATGCTTCTCGCGGATGTTATGACTTACAGAGGAGAAGTACTTGGAATCACTCGTAATGGTCTCGTTAAAATGAAAGATTCCGTACTTTTACTTGCTTCCTTCGAAAAAACGATGGATCACTTGTTTGAAGCTGCATTTTTCTCTCAACGTGACGTG
- the C42D4.18 gene encoding uncharacterized protein (Confirmed by transcript evidence): protein MNEATRRVLHDLKALTESRKQMEKAGLLSPQELSRKICIEEQMKFEIAECLRKAQEKADEKKRENEKVIGQLTYRLERKIREMNRLKEEEEYMEEVDKRYEARLNKEREEKMKNGLEIIKIDQLEDWNVDGKIEKNETKSKAKKGRKKNKSKSKSNKNIEKNLESLSL, encoded by the exons ATGAATG AAGCAACACGTCGCGTGCTCCATGATTTGAAAGCTCTAACTGAAAGCAGaaaacaaatggaaaaagCTGGATTATTGTCTCCACAAGAACTTAGTCGTAAAATCTGCATCGAAGAGCAAATGAAGTTCGAGATTGCAGAATGTTTGAGGAAAGCTCAGGAGAAAGctgatgagaaaaaacgagaaaatgagaaagtaATTGGACAATTGACATATAGACTTGAAAGAAAGATTCGAGAAATGAATAGattaaaagaagaagaagaatataTGGAAGAAGTCGATAAACGATATGAAGCTCGGTTGAATAAAGAGAgagaagagaaaatgaaaaatggattggaaattataaaaattgatcaatTGGAGGATTGGAATGTAGatggaaaaattg aaaagaaCGAAACCAAGTCTAAGGCTAAAAAGGGCAGAAAGAAGAACAAATCAAAATctaaaagcaacaaaaatatcgaaaagaATCTTGAATCTCTTTCCctataa
- the skr-16 gene encoding Skp1-related protein (Confirmed by transcript evidence), giving the protein MVKSPKSSKKAAARAAKARETAETNAFLDSIFILISSDGEKFQTDGHCIRHSKVLMQASKSLETPDTPIQVEKVQGDTLNRVLEWCNNHRDDGKYVSQCGPSLRLPQWDFRWLKDLDNQELVDLINASNDLQMQQLMDYACKTVANMAKGKNPAQLRELFGILTDEEEAELALNEPGPSTA; this is encoded by the coding sequence atggtAAAGTCTCCAAAATCCAGTAAAAAGGCTGCAGCGAGAGCGGCAAAAGCCCGTGAAACTGCTGAAACCAATGCATTCCTGGATAGTATATTCATTTTAATATCGTCAGatggtgaaaaatttcaaacggaTGGTCATTGCATAAGGCATTCAAAAGTTCTCATGCAAGCGTCAAAATCATTAGAAACACCGGATACACCAattcaagttgaaaaagtgCAAGGAGACACACTGAATCGAGTTCTGGAATGGTGTAATAATCATCGAGACGATGGAAAATATGTGTCACAATGTGGACCTAGTCTACGTCTTCCACAATGGGATTTTCGATGGCTTAAAGATTTGGATAATCAGGAGCTAGTTGATTTAATCAATGCGTCGAATGATCTACAAATGCAACAATTGATGGATTATGCATGCAAGACAGTGGCAAATATGGCAAAAGGAAAGAATCCCGCACAATTGAGAGAACTTTTTGGTATTCTAACAGACGAAGAGGAAGCTGAACTTGCACTTAATGAACCTGGACCCTCAACCGCATAA